One genomic window of Coffea eugenioides isolate CCC68of chromosome 1, Ceug_1.0, whole genome shotgun sequence includes the following:
- the LOC113768540 gene encoding uncharacterized protein LOC113768540, with protein MPPPKDGRGVGGGSLMDTSRGVTPRGAPGGRGQARDASQGGQIFALEHLVDPGATHSFVSPTFMFGIDVKAERLPYDPEMKSPTDNQSLLANEMYRNCDIWVGEQKLVVDLISLAIKEYDVILGMDWLAHYHARVDCRMKVVEFCIPVNTLGEKSKLEDTAVINEYPDMFPEELVSLPPEREIEFKIDLAPRTNPMSKNPYRMAPVELKELKFQLQDLLEPEFINESESPWGAPVLFVKKKDER; from the exons ATGCCACCTCCTAAAGATGGTCGAGGAGTTGGAGGTGGAAGCCTTATGGATACATCTAGGGGAGTTACTCCGAGAGGAGCCCCAGGGGGAAGGGGACAAGCGAGAGATGCCTCGCAGGGAGGCCAGATATTCGCCCTCGAACATCTTGTGG accctggTGCAACCCATTCTTTTGTTAGCCCCACATTTATGTTTGGAATTGATGTGAAAGCCGAAAGGCTACCATATGACCCAGAAATGAAATCACCTACGGATAACCAATCTTTACTTGCCAACGAGATGTATAGGAACTGTGACATTTGGGTTGGTGAGCAAAAATTAGTAGTTGACCTTATAAGTCTAGCCATTAAGGAGTACGACGTTATTTTAGgaatggattggctagctcattatcatgctcgggtagattgtCGTATGAAGGTGGTTGAGTTTTGCATACCGG TTAACACCCTAGGAGAAAAGAGTAAGCTAGAAGATACAGCGGTGATAAATGAATATCCAGACATGTTCCCAGAGGAGTTGGTGTCTTTGCCACCTGAAAGAGAGATTGAGTTTAAGATTGATTTAGCACCTAGAACTAATCCCATGTCAAAAAAcccttatcgaatggcaccCGTGGAACTTAAGGAGTTAAAATTTCAATTGCAAGACTTGCTAGAACCGGAATTTATAAATGAGAGCGAGTCGCCATGGGGCGCTCCAGTACTATTTGTCAAAAAGAAGGACGAGCGTTGA